A genomic stretch from Burkholderiaceae bacterium DAT-1 includes:
- a CDS encoding YbjP/YqhG family protein produces the protein MLGVLACAPYVLASSPLPSDPVKRIYHDFAWEDAEGTGTTRKTLLDESDEVWQRYFTPELIHLMRNDRECAERSHEICWLDFAILWANQDPAMQNISIRRGRKTNIVEVKITRPNSPASTHIRYVVKQVGGRWLIDDVIYQPDMTLKALLKKAL, from the coding sequence ATGCTTGGCGTGTTGGCATGTGCACCTTATGTTCTCGCTTCAAGCCCTCTGCCCTCTGATCCGGTCAAGCGCATCTACCATGACTTTGCATGGGAGGATGCGGAGGGAACTGGTACGACCCGTAAGACGCTACTTGATGAAAGTGATGAGGTCTGGCAACGATATTTCACGCCTGAACTCATACATTTAATGCGTAATGACCGTGAATGTGCTGAACGCTCGCACGAGATTTGCTGGCTCGATTTCGCCATTCTGTGGGCAAATCAGGATCCGGCGATGCAAAACATTTCGATCAGACGTGGGCGCAAAACTAATATCGTTGAAGTGAAAATTACACGCCCGAACTCTCCGGCATCGACACATATTCGCTATGTAGTGAAGCAAGTTGGCGGTCGCTGGTTGATCGATGATGTGATTTATCAGCCAGATATGACGCTGAAGGCATTATTGAAGAAGGCACTGTGA